From Oceanipulchritudo coccoides, the proteins below share one genomic window:
- a CDS encoding transglutaminase family protein, with amino-acid sequence MILSIKHRTCYRYPEAVQFTPHRILLRPREKHHLRIESFELHIQPEANLRWMVDSYENHLAVAHFSEPSDEIRVEAVLTVHLQTQNPFDFIIESYAERYPFSYNPHERKALLPYLEVGSPSNCANVLPWIWKEFPVMPNSTLEILTQINRRFRERFQYVRREEEGVQTPDQTLAQGSGSCRDFSVLFIEICRQLGFAARFVSGYLYDPPSGADHIENVAQGSMHAWTQVYIPGAGWKGFDPTNGVLENTCFIPCAVANEPKLTSPIQGSYSHVHTGISSTMEVELEINRLDAVPPKPQAS; translated from the coding sequence ATGATATTATCGATCAAGCATCGGACCTGCTACCGCTACCCGGAAGCAGTCCAATTCACCCCTCACCGCATTTTATTGCGCCCCCGCGAAAAACACCATTTGAGGATTGAATCCTTTGAATTGCACATCCAACCGGAGGCAAACCTGCGCTGGATGGTCGACTCATACGAAAACCACCTCGCGGTCGCCCATTTCTCTGAACCATCCGATGAGATCCGTGTTGAGGCGGTCCTGACAGTCCATCTGCAAACCCAAAACCCGTTTGACTTCATTATTGAGTCCTACGCCGAAAGATACCCCTTTTCCTATAATCCACATGAGAGAAAGGCCCTTCTCCCCTATCTCGAAGTTGGGTCACCGTCAAACTGCGCAAATGTGCTGCCGTGGATATGGAAGGAATTTCCAGTTATGCCAAATTCCACTCTTGAAATCCTGACTCAAATTAATCGCAGGTTCCGGGAGCGGTTTCAATATGTGCGCCGCGAAGAGGAGGGCGTGCAGACTCCTGACCAGACACTTGCCCAAGGTTCGGGCTCCTGCCGCGACTTCAGTGTGCTGTTTATTGAAATTTGCCGGCAGCTTGGGTTTGCGGCGCGTTTTGTCAGTGGCTATCTGTATGATCCACCGTCCGGCGCAGACCATATTGAGAACGTTGCACAGGGGTCAATGCATGCCTGGACGCAGGTTTATATCCCTGGAGCAGGCTGGAAGGGCTTTGACCCCACCAATGGTGTTCTTGAAAACACGTGTTTCATACCCTGTGCCGTGGCGAATGAACCCAAGTTGACAAGCCCCATTCAAGGATCGTATTCCCACGTACATACCGGAATTTCTTCGACAATGGAAGTGGAATTGGAAATCAACAGGCTCGATGCTGTGCCACCAAAGCCTCAAGCTTCTTAA
- a CDS encoding transglutaminase family protein, whose protein sequence is MRFLISHETIYAYANPASESVGELRICPVDTKFQKIQNRKLILEPDIPVESYQDYFGNTVECFAVPFRHKQLRVRMEAEVTTIPRPAPASIAEIPFGQARRLSRNARISLYLYRLPTPAVPLGVAPAELGKRFFRESKPLRDCLLDLNSWIYNEFEYCPGVTDVSTPLETIIQDSRGVCQDFAHLMLSILRTNGLVARYVSGYIEPTDPTIQDGAELIGAAASHAWVEVHLADGTWWGLDPTNNQSVGERHVKISVGRDYHDVAPLRGSYKGATSQKLQVIVSMQRTGRS, encoded by the coding sequence ATGCGATTCCTGATTTCACACGAAACCATTTACGCATACGCAAATCCCGCTTCTGAATCGGTTGGGGAATTGCGTATTTGTCCAGTGGATACAAAATTCCAGAAAATCCAGAACCGGAAACTGATCCTTGAACCAGACATTCCGGTGGAAAGCTATCAAGACTATTTTGGAAATACGGTCGAGTGCTTCGCCGTGCCTTTTCGACACAAGCAATTGCGAGTCCGGATGGAGGCGGAAGTCACAACAATACCGCGACCGGCCCCGGCTTCTATTGCCGAAATTCCCTTCGGTCAGGCCAGACGATTATCAAGAAACGCCCGGATAAGCCTCTATCTTTACAGGTTGCCCACACCTGCTGTTCCTCTCGGAGTGGCACCTGCAGAACTGGGCAAACGGTTCTTTCGTGAATCCAAACCGCTTCGCGATTGCCTGCTCGATCTCAACAGCTGGATTTACAATGAGTTTGAGTATTGCCCGGGGGTCACTGATGTGAGCACTCCCTTGGAAACCATCATTCAGGATAGTCGAGGCGTATGCCAGGACTTTGCCCATCTCATGCTGAGCATTCTAAGGACCAATGGACTGGTCGCCCGCTATGTGAGTGGATATATTGAGCCAACGGATCCCACCATACAGGATGGCGCAGAGCTCATTGGAGCAGCAGCCTCACACGCATGGGTTGAGGTCCATCTTGCAGATGGCACCTGGTGGGGGCTGGATCCGACAAACAACCAGTCAGTCGGGGAGCGCCATGTAAAGATATCCGTTGGGCGCGACTATCATGATGTGGCCCCTCTACGCGGTTCCTACAAGGGCGCGACCAGCCAGAAACTCCAGGTCATTGTCTCCATGCAGCGTACCGGGAGATCTTGA
- a CDS encoding circularly permuted type 2 ATP-grasp protein: MGKNDRTIAGSVFDHLPSAGNEVFSPAGRKESHYRKCLDGLARLSDEQLLDRQRFADRATNELGLHADRMREGRQTLGAFQMDIFPRILRPREWKQIEAGVLQRVSAFGSFISDIHAEKKILIDGIIPPELVFEDPSFHPELHNIPVDENCPITVGAMDLLRTPSGEWKVLENRFSTPTGISYVIQARRIQAQALPELFEALPVYPVASFATRLSEALAEMAGPVENGQALAVLLSEGEKGRHFFEESFLARHMGIPLTLPEDMVVRDGYVFLKTINGLMRVHCIYRRLEPRSIDPVAFASTNESGIPGLVQCVRKGSIKILNALGCAVADNRSLLRHSNDIIRYYTGKQAILQTVPTFHGYDPDQVEWIRDNLDQVSLKTVSHPETLVRTRPETRELVLNGKLKELLMMDPRLVVAQQLPESSKLPVYREGKVTLEETVLRVFFITGKRPYVLPGGLTRLARPGSELLASGEKHHSLKDTWALQPEKNVSTRPGTRLERGIGGTEYPLPSRAAEAFYWMGRYLERASSTARMLKTLEELRWSELTPKERELYAPLWKGIIEATGAEKSRRKMGSINSDNLVEQLLTDERNPASAKSCMLSVHLNASRIRSLITPEVWNGIRNTCDLFSNAEDDSSGNFHLGELMQSVVDSGDIIHGAASRTLLRDAGWYFLESGMLIERGLNNTVILSVVLPYIAKRQWEHLRDDTDLTALLRLLGALDAYHRKYRSRAYLDRVVALLWRARDFTGSAKFTTSTLRDNLSRIRHYVSSDQTQDALDSQTEVFLSWLDGLSLEEMFPARTLELDKGLTRTNLPTDKTIDLARKSLKKMMKFYESFHMGLEDRYFSHHLPGKADPR; this comes from the coding sequence ATGGGGAAGAATGACAGGACAATAGCCGGATCGGTTTTTGATCACCTGCCCTCCGCTGGCAACGAGGTCTTTTCACCAGCCGGGCGAAAGGAGTCGCATTACCGGAAATGTCTGGATGGGCTTGCCCGTCTCTCGGACGAACAACTTCTGGACCGCCAAAGATTTGCCGACCGGGCGACCAACGAATTGGGACTCCATGCGGACCGCATGAGGGAGGGGCGGCAAACCCTTGGCGCCTTCCAAATGGATATTTTTCCAAGAATTCTCCGACCCCGTGAGTGGAAGCAGATCGAGGCAGGTGTTTTACAGCGTGTCAGTGCCTTCGGAAGTTTTATCTCTGACATCCATGCCGAAAAGAAAATCCTGATTGACGGAATCATTCCTCCCGAGTTGGTCTTCGAGGACCCCTCTTTTCACCCGGAGTTACATAACATCCCGGTAGACGAGAATTGCCCGATTACGGTGGGCGCCATGGATCTTCTGCGAACGCCTTCGGGTGAGTGGAAAGTTCTGGAAAACCGCTTTTCCACACCCACTGGCATTTCCTATGTCATTCAGGCCCGGCGCATCCAGGCACAGGCCCTGCCCGAGCTCTTTGAAGCATTGCCCGTCTACCCGGTTGCTTCCTTTGCAACAAGACTGTCGGAAGCCCTTGCCGAAATGGCCGGCCCGGTGGAAAACGGCCAAGCCCTTGCTGTGCTTCTCTCTGAGGGTGAAAAAGGCAGACATTTCTTCGAGGAAAGTTTTCTGGCCCGGCATATGGGAATTCCCCTCACTCTGCCTGAAGACATGGTTGTCCGCGATGGCTATGTATTTCTGAAAACCATCAATGGCCTTATGCGGGTGCATTGTATATACCGCAGGTTGGAACCCCGATCGATTGATCCAGTCGCATTTGCCTCAACCAATGAAAGTGGCATCCCGGGACTGGTCCAATGTGTCAGGAAAGGATCCATCAAGATCCTCAACGCCCTCGGATGTGCCGTCGCTGATAACCGCAGCCTGCTCAGGCACTCCAATGACATCATCCGATACTACACGGGAAAACAGGCTATCCTGCAGACTGTCCCCACCTTTCATGGCTATGACCCTGACCAAGTGGAATGGATTCGGGATAACCTTGACCAGGTGAGCCTTAAAACCGTGAGCCATCCGGAAACCCTTGTCCGGACCAGGCCCGAAACCCGGGAACTAGTCCTTAATGGAAAACTGAAAGAACTGCTCATGATGGACCCACGACTTGTCGTGGCCCAGCAACTACCGGAATCGAGTAAGTTACCCGTCTACCGTGAAGGAAAGGTAACCCTTGAGGAGACGGTCCTTCGCGTCTTTTTCATTACTGGAAAACGCCCATATGTCCTGCCGGGCGGATTGACCCGGTTGGCAAGACCCGGCAGCGAATTACTGGCCTCGGGGGAGAAACACCACTCCCTGAAGGACACATGGGCCCTGCAGCCTGAAAAGAATGTTTCAACAAGGCCGGGCACCCGCCTTGAAAGAGGGATAGGCGGGACAGAATATCCCCTGCCTAGCCGGGCAGCAGAGGCCTTCTACTGGATGGGCCGCTATCTTGAGAGGGCAAGCTCTACAGCGCGGATGCTCAAGACCCTTGAGGAGCTCAGGTGGAGCGAGCTCACGCCCAAGGAACGGGAATTGTATGCGCCACTCTGGAAAGGGATCATCGAGGCCACGGGCGCGGAAAAATCCCGCAGAAAAATGGGATCCATCAATTCGGACAATCTGGTCGAGCAGCTCCTGACCGATGAAAGGAACCCAGCCTCAGCGAAATCGTGCATGCTTTCCGTCCATCTGAATGCCAGCCGGATTCGTTCTTTGATTACTCCTGAAGTTTGGAATGGCATCAGGAATACCTGCGACTTGTTTTCCAATGCCGAGGATGATTCATCCGGTAATTTCCATCTTGGCGAACTGATGCAGTCCGTCGTCGATTCCGGGGACATCATCCATGGAGCGGCCAGTCGTACACTCTTGCGTGATGCCGGCTGGTACTTTCTGGAAAGCGGTATGCTCATTGAAAGAGGTTTGAACAACACCGTGATTCTTTCGGTTGTCCTTCCATACATCGCCAAGCGGCAATGGGAGCATTTGCGCGATGATACCGACCTGACCGCCCTTCTTCGCTTGCTGGGCGCACTGGATGCCTATCACCGGAAGTATCGCTCCCGGGCTTATCTTGACCGGGTTGTGGCTCTTTTATGGAGGGCACGGGACTTTACCGGTTCCGCTAAATTCACAACAAGCACCCTGAGGGATAACCTTTCCCGGATCAGGCACTATGTTTCCAGTGACCAGACGCAGGATGCGCTTGATTCACAGACAGAGGTCTTCCTCAGTTGGCTGGACGGACTCTCCCTTGAGGAAATGTTTCCGGCCAGAACACTTGAACTGGACAAGGGATTGACTCGAACAAATCTCCCTACCGACAAAACAATCGATCTGGCACGTAAGTCCCTGAAGAAAATGATGAAGTTCTATGAATCATTTCACATGGGCCTTGAGGATCGCTATTTTTCACATCACCTGCCAGGCAAGGCAGACCCACGCTGA
- the fusA gene encoding elongation factor G — MKTYTPENIRNFAVVGHQASGKTMLTEAMLRCAGAIQRLGSVEAGTTVSDYHDSEKERQISVHASLLHCDWTDKKFNIIDTPGYLDFISEGLGALRVGDFALVVANAANGAELGTDQVWEYATGYGIPKMIVVNGADRENIDFDAILEDLRAHFGSNVFPMTLPINPGPGFNQVLDVMRSEEIDYATDASGAYTEKKAEGQWADRVKELHRELIEFVAEADDSLLEIFFEQGSLSEEQFRKGVHAAIQAQSFIPVFVTSATHNVGVARLMDFIAKYGSSPLDRKTVPAMNENDEPLEISLSDKEAACYIFKTISEAHVGELSFCRLYSGEIRQGMEMFNTDRNCTEKIGQIYTLMGHNRENIDRIGPGDIGVMVKLKDTHTGNTLSSPGRKVKLPAVEYPKPNIHGALEVAVKGDEDKLAEGLATLHEEDPTFLYVNNKETAELVLSGQGELHLEVIKGRLKRRFNVEILLKEPKVPFRETIRKKAESKYRHKKQSGGAGQFAEVWMRIEPLSRDAGIDFGHSLVGQNVDRVFVPSVEKGVQSACQEGILAHCHVSDIKIDFYDGKMHPVDSKDIAFQIAGKEAFKQAFKEASPCLLEPIMNVQIKIPEDFMGDVMGDISSRRGRIQGMDTDGKFQVINASVPMMELYRYSTSLRSLTGGRGFHSESFSHYEEMPRDLEKKTIERLNAD, encoded by the coding sequence ATGAAAACATATACCCCCGAAAACATAAGGAACTTTGCTGTTGTCGGCCATCAGGCCTCAGGCAAAACAATGTTAACGGAAGCCATGTTGCGGTGCGCGGGCGCCATTCAACGACTTGGCTCAGTCGAGGCCGGAACGACCGTTTCCGACTATCACGATAGCGAGAAAGAACGGCAGATTTCAGTTCATGCCTCCCTGCTCCATTGTGACTGGACGGACAAGAAGTTCAATATCATCGATACTCCCGGATACCTCGACTTCATCAGTGAGGGCCTTGGGGCGCTGCGAGTCGGGGATTTTGCCCTTGTTGTTGCAAATGCCGCCAACGGGGCCGAGCTGGGCACAGATCAGGTCTGGGAATACGCCACTGGATACGGTATTCCGAAAATGATCGTCGTGAACGGCGCGGATCGAGAAAACATTGATTTTGATGCCATCCTTGAAGACCTGCGCGCGCACTTTGGGAGCAATGTCTTCCCAATGACCCTCCCCATCAATCCAGGACCGGGATTCAATCAGGTGCTCGATGTCATGCGTAGTGAGGAAATCGACTATGCAACCGATGCCAGCGGCGCTTACACGGAAAAAAAGGCGGAAGGCCAATGGGCTGATCGCGTAAAGGAATTGCACCGCGAGCTGATTGAATTTGTGGCTGAAGCGGATGATAGCCTGCTGGAGATCTTCTTCGAGCAAGGAAGTCTGAGCGAGGAACAATTTCGCAAGGGCGTCCATGCAGCGATCCAGGCACAGAGCTTTATTCCCGTATTCGTCACATCCGCGACCCACAATGTCGGTGTCGCCCGCTTGATGGACTTCATCGCGAAGTATGGAAGCAGCCCGCTGGACCGAAAAACGGTCCCTGCCATGAATGAGAATGATGAACCGCTTGAGATTTCTCTCAGCGACAAGGAAGCGGCCTGCTATATCTTCAAGACAATCAGTGAGGCCCATGTGGGTGAGTTGTCATTCTGTCGCCTGTATTCCGGAGAAATACGCCAAGGCATGGAGATGTTCAACACTGACAGGAACTGCACCGAGAAAATCGGGCAGATCTACACCTTGATGGGACATAACCGCGAGAATATCGACAGGATTGGCCCGGGCGACATCGGGGTGATGGTCAAGCTCAAGGACACCCACACTGGCAACACGCTCAGCAGCCCCGGAAGGAAGGTTAAACTTCCCGCGGTCGAGTATCCCAAGCCCAATATCCACGGCGCTCTTGAGGTCGCGGTCAAGGGCGATGAAGACAAACTGGCCGAAGGTCTTGCCACACTCCACGAAGAGGACCCAACCTTCCTGTACGTGAACAACAAGGAAACGGCGGAATTGGTCCTCTCCGGGCAGGGAGAGCTGCATCTGGAAGTCATCAAGGGTCGCCTCAAGCGCCGCTTCAATGTGGAGATTCTCCTCAAAGAGCCGAAGGTGCCATTTCGTGAAACCATCCGCAAAAAAGCTGAATCAAAGTACCGCCACAAGAAACAAAGTGGTGGCGCTGGCCAGTTTGCCGAGGTCTGGATGCGAATTGAGCCGCTCAGTCGCGATGCGGGAATTGATTTTGGACACTCACTGGTTGGGCAGAACGTGGATCGCGTGTTTGTCCCTTCGGTCGAGAAAGGGGTCCAGTCCGCCTGTCAGGAGGGCATTCTGGCTCATTGCCATGTGAGCGACATCAAGATTGATTTCTACGATGGTAAGATGCACCCGGTTGACTCAAAGGACATCGCCTTCCAGATCGCTGGAAAAGAAGCATTCAAGCAGGCTTTCAAGGAAGCCTCACCCTGTCTCCTTGAGCCCATCATGAATGTCCAGATCAAGATTCCGGAAGATTTCATGGGGGACGTCATGGGGGACATCTCAAGCCGGCGAGGACGTATCCAGGGAATGGATACAGATGGCAAATTCCAAGTCATCAACGCCAGCGTCCCGATGATGGAACTGTATCGCTACAGCACCTCACTGCGCTCCCTGACCGGTGGTCGCGGCTTCCATTCGGAATCCTTCTCACACTACGAGGAGATGCCAAGGGATCTCGAAAAGAAGACCATCGAACGTCTGAATGCAGACTAA
- a CDS encoding fumarylacetoacetate hydrolase family protein, with product MKILRTRNESGCIVYLKEISPTEGFLIEGDIFGSFSVSEQRLPIRERLAPVHPPLIIGIAQNYRAHALEMGGDLPRKPVFFLKMPHSLQDPGKPILLPRNLRSDKVDFESELAVIIGKTCRNVSEPEALEHVLGYAAANDVSARDWQKEWGGGQFCRGKGFDTFCPIGPHIVTREDIPDPGKLAIRGYLNDELMQDGHTSDLIFSVPQLIAFLSGSTTLPAGTVILTGTPSGVGAARTPPLYLKAGDRYTVEIESIGKLENPVAEEA from the coding sequence ATGAAGATCCTGAGAACACGCAATGAATCCGGCTGCATCGTCTATTTAAAGGAGATCAGCCCAACTGAGGGATTCCTGATTGAAGGGGATATTTTCGGTTCTTTTTCGGTGAGTGAGCAGAGGCTTCCAATCCGGGAGAGGTTGGCCCCGGTCCACCCGCCGCTGATTATTGGAATTGCCCAGAATTACCGTGCCCATGCCCTCGAAATGGGGGGAGACCTTCCCCGGAAGCCGGTTTTCTTCCTCAAGATGCCCCACTCCCTGCAGGATCCGGGTAAACCGATCCTCCTCCCGAGAAATCTCCGGAGCGACAAGGTTGATTTTGAATCTGAGCTCGCCGTCATTATCGGGAAAACCTGCCGGAACGTTTCCGAACCGGAAGCCCTTGAGCATGTGCTCGGCTACGCGGCGGCCAATGACGTCAGTGCACGAGACTGGCAAAAGGAATGGGGTGGCGGCCAATTCTGCCGGGGGAAGGGCTTTGATACATTTTGTCCAATTGGCCCACACATCGTTACCCGGGAGGACATTCCCGACCCCGGAAAACTCGCGATCCGGGGCTACCTCAATGACGAATTGATGCAGGATGGGCACACTTCTGACCTGATTTTTTCCGTTCCCCAATTGATCGCCTTCCTGAGCGGAAGCACCACCCTGCCAGCGGGGACTGTGATCCTCACCGGGACGCCATCAGGCGTCGGAGCGGCCCGCACGCCTCCGCTCTACCTCAAGGCAGGTGACCGGTACACGGTGGAGATTGAAAGCATTGGGAAACTGGAGAATCCAGTCGCTGAAGAGGCATGA
- a CDS encoding thymidine phosphorylase — MRKKIISPRKFVKPSFAYLIEKKRDGGEFSQDEIRYIVDSIIDKEMPSHQLAALCSVIYFQGMSAQETAVLSEEMMLSGEVVDLSKITRPKIGKYSTGGVGDKTSLVLIPLAAACGVVMPSMNGVDEEFVISNLDKLSSIPGFNPKMDLKAFIKQLSDVGCVISEQSSEIAPVDEIIYEMRQQTATIPSLPLITGSVLSRKLAQGAEGLVVDVKWGNGSFIKDVEQARQLARSITRVGRSMKRRCVALVTDMNQPLGDTVGTGLEIQEAIQLLKGEGPEDLQELVLKLGMEIVRLAGVAGSTLSAKQTVQRALKEGTAFEKFKEMVEAQGGKTAYLDDPEKFPKAKYVRKLPAPKRGYVHTINAGMIARGVQMLALGSGKSKKLDPAIGVSEIKKVGTQVKQGEPLMMIHYNDESKMESALEYLKAAYRLAPKRPNTPDLIVERVA, encoded by the coding sequence ATGAGAAAAAAAATCATATCACCACGGAAATTCGTCAAGCCATCCTTTGCCTACCTGATCGAGAAGAAACGGGACGGTGGGGAATTCAGCCAGGACGAAATCCGCTACATTGTTGACTCTATAATCGATAAGGAAATGCCCTCGCACCAGCTGGCGGCTCTTTGTTCAGTCATTTATTTCCAGGGAATGAGTGCCCAGGAGACGGCTGTTCTCTCCGAGGAGATGATGCTCTCCGGGGAAGTAGTTGACCTTTCGAAGATCACCCGCCCGAAAATTGGCAAGTATTCCACAGGTGGGGTTGGCGACAAGACTTCCCTCGTCCTGATCCCGCTTGCAGCAGCCTGCGGGGTAGTCATGCCCTCCATGAACGGAGTTGATGAGGAGTTTGTGATCAGCAATCTGGACAAGCTCAGTTCGATTCCGGGATTCAACCCGAAAATGGACTTGAAGGCATTTATCAAGCAATTGAGCGACGTCGGCTGTGTAATTTCCGAGCAGTCCTCGGAAATCGCCCCGGTCGATGAGATCATCTACGAGATGCGCCAGCAAACGGCGACAATCCCGAGCCTGCCGCTGATCACCGGATCCGTCCTGAGCCGCAAACTGGCACAGGGAGCCGAAGGGCTTGTTGTGGACGTCAAATGGGGCAATGGTTCCTTCATCAAGGATGTGGAGCAAGCTCGTCAGCTTGCCCGCTCGATCACCCGGGTCGGCCGTTCGATGAAACGCCGCTGTGTGGCTCTCGTGACAGACATGAATCAGCCGCTCGGTGACACCGTTGGGACGGGGCTTGAGATCCAGGAAGCGATTCAGCTCCTGAAGGGCGAAGGCCCGGAAGATTTGCAGGAGCTCGTGCTCAAGCTGGGGATGGAAATTGTCCGGTTGGCGGGTGTGGCAGGATCGACCCTTTCCGCCAAGCAAACCGTGCAGCGCGCCCTCAAGGAGGGGACAGCCTTTGAAAAATTCAAGGAAATGGTTGAAGCCCAGGGTGGCAAGACCGCCTACTTGGATGACCCGGAGAAATTCCCGAAAGCGAAATACGTCCGCAAGTTGCCTGCTCCAAAACGTGGGTACGTGCATACGATCAACGCTGGGATGATTGCCCGTGGTGTTCAGATGCTGGCGCTTGGATCAGGCAAGAGCAAGAAACTCGACCCGGCAATCGGCGTGTCTGAAATCAAGAAGGTCGGTACGCAGGTCAAGCAGGGTGAGCCCCTCATGATGATTCATTACAATGATGAATCAAAAATGGAGAGTGCCCTCGAGTATCTCAAGGCGGCCTATCGTCTTGCTCCGAAGCGCCCGAACACGCCTGACCTGATCGTCGAGCGGGTAGCGTAA
- the trpE gene encoding anthranilate synthase component I, producing MQIFPSRSEFQKHAGKGNLIPVYCDLMADFETPVSVYSKLKASGGPAYLLESIEGGATLNRYSFIGFQPRKTFEMHLGGEVKVRYRDGKEESFPCPDDPLSVIEEEMAQYNPVRLPDMPRFIGGAVGYLSYEYIHCVEASVPIADKDVLKMPVAHFLVTDTLVIFDRARQTIRLLVNAHVSSPEEAEASYDKAVEALQELADLLRKGRAIPTLPVPSSGTVEVPDGNFTKDRFESMVETCKEYIRSGDVIQVVGSQRFEKRYTKSPLDLYRVLRIVNPSPYMVLFDAGPYALVGASPEVHVRLTDGLAEVRPIAGTRPRGKNTETDIAYEKELLADEKERAEHLMLVDLARNDLGRVCEYGSVKVPEYMVVERYSHVMHIVSQVEGDIAGNRNAYDLMRATFPAGTVSGAPKIRAMQIIAEQEKEQRGPYAGAVCYFSYDGNLDSCIAIRTATIKDETIYVQSGAGLVADSKPDAEYQETVNKASGMLKAIDLAEKL from the coding sequence ATGCAGATATTCCCCAGTCGTTCGGAATTCCAGAAACATGCCGGCAAGGGCAATTTGATTCCGGTGTATTGTGACCTTATGGCCGACTTTGAGACGCCGGTCTCCGTCTATTCAAAGCTCAAGGCCTCCGGCGGTCCAGCCTACCTTCTCGAATCGATTGAAGGCGGCGCCACCCTGAACCGGTATTCGTTTATCGGATTCCAGCCACGGAAAACCTTTGAAATGCACCTCGGCGGCGAGGTAAAGGTCCGTTACCGCGATGGAAAAGAGGAGTCCTTTCCCTGTCCGGATGATCCGCTTTCCGTCATTGAAGAGGAGATGGCTCAGTACAATCCGGTTCGGCTCCCCGATATGCCGCGCTTCATTGGCGGAGCAGTTGGATATCTAAGTTATGAATACATCCATTGCGTGGAAGCATCTGTTCCAATCGCTGATAAGGATGTCCTGAAAATGCCCGTGGCCCACTTTCTGGTCACCGATACACTTGTTATTTTTGATCGGGCCAGGCAAACGATTCGCCTGCTCGTGAATGCCCACGTGAGCTCACCCGAAGAGGCGGAAGCCAGTTATGATAAAGCCGTGGAGGCCCTTCAGGAGCTTGCTGACCTGCTCCGGAAAGGCCGGGCCATCCCTACCCTGCCAGTTCCCTCGAGCGGCACAGTCGAAGTGCCCGATGGCAACTTCACGAAGGATCGCTTTGAGTCCATGGTGGAAACCTGCAAAGAATACATCCGATCTGGAGACGTTATTCAAGTTGTTGGCAGCCAACGCTTTGAAAAAAGGTATACCAAGAGCCCGCTCGATCTTTACCGGGTCCTCAGGATCGTTAATCCATCCCCCTACATGGTCCTGTTTGATGCCGGCCCGTATGCGCTTGTGGGTGCCTCCCCGGAGGTTCATGTCCGCCTGACTGATGGGTTGGCAGAAGTCCGCCCGATCGCTGGGACGCGGCCCCGCGGCAAGAATACTGAAACGGATATTGCTTACGAAAAGGAATTGCTCGCCGACGAAAAGGAACGGGCTGAGCACCTCATGCTGGTCGACCTTGCCCGCAATGATCTCGGCCGGGTCTGCGAATACGGATCGGTCAAGGTTCCCGAATACATGGTGGTCGAGCGCTACTCACACGTCATGCACATCGTCTCGCAAGTGGAAGGGGACATTGCCGGCAACCGTAATGCCTACGACCTGATGCGCGCCACCTTTCCTGCGGGAACAGTCAGCGGAGCACCAAAAATCCGCGCCATGCAAATCATTGCTGAGCAGGAAAAGGAACAGCGCGGTCCCTACGCCGGGGCAGTCTGCTATTTTTCCTATGACGGAAATCTTGATTCCTGCATTGCCATCCGCACGGCCACCATCAAGGACGAAACGATCTACGTCCAGAGTGGTGCCGGCTTGGTCGCTGACTCAAAACCCGATGCCGAATACCAGGAAACCGTCAATAAGGCATCCGGTATGCTCAAGGCCATCGACCTGGCAGAAAAACTGTAG